A genomic region of Methanomassiliicoccales archaeon contains the following coding sequences:
- the aroC gene encoding chorismate synthase encodes MNSIGTALKLTLSGSSHGPGVGCVLDGCPAGLMISQEMIQKEMDLRRPSKGIGTARTEEDRVQVQSGIVNDLTTSGPIQLFIANLDTDSSKYERFRTVPRPGHADYPAQIKYGEAHDIRGGGQFSGRMTAPIVAAGAIAKALLDTKGIKLAAYSQAIGSVVDPDEHPFPEVQQNPRKFSVRAASSKMATLMEKEILKAKAENDSVGGVVRCLCIGLPVGVGEPFFDALDGELAKMLFAIPAVKGVEFGAGFRAAGMRGSQHNDPFQVSEGKVVTTTNNAGGVLGGMSNGMPLDFKVAFKPTASISQEQKSVDLSKMENATLRIEGRHDPCIVPRAVVVVEAASALVIADLCMRGGFIAR; translated from the coding sequence GTGAACAGCATCGGTACCGCGCTCAAGCTCACCCTCTCCGGATCAAGCCACGGTCCAGGCGTGGGCTGTGTTCTGGACGGTTGCCCGGCCGGTCTGATGATCTCTCAAGAGATGATCCAGAAGGAGATGGACCTCCGCCGGCCAAGCAAGGGCATCGGGACGGCTCGAACGGAAGAGGACCGGGTCCAGGTCCAGTCTGGCATCGTCAACGACCTCACCACCAGCGGACCGATCCAGCTCTTCATAGCGAATCTGGACACGGATTCCTCCAAATATGAGAGGTTCCGCACCGTGCCCCGTCCCGGGCATGCGGACTATCCCGCTCAGATCAAATATGGCGAGGCCCACGACATCCGTGGCGGGGGGCAGTTCTCCGGCCGGATGACCGCGCCCATCGTGGCCGCCGGCGCCATCGCCAAGGCACTGCTGGATACGAAGGGGATCAAGCTGGCGGCCTATTCGCAGGCGATCGGGAGCGTGGTGGATCCAGACGAGCATCCGTTCCCCGAGGTCCAGCAGAACCCACGCAAGTTCTCGGTCCGAGCGGCATCATCCAAGATGGCCACGCTCATGGAGAAGGAGATCCTCAAGGCCAAGGCGGAGAACGATAGCGTGGGCGGAGTGGTGCGATGCCTATGCATCGGACTTCCAGTGGGAGTGGGGGAGCCTTTCTTCGATGCTTTGGATGGGGAGCTGGCCAAGATGCTCTTCGCCATCCCCGCGGTCAAGGGCGTCGAGTTCGGGGCCGGCTTCCGAGCGGCCGGGATGAGAGGTTCCCAGCACAACGACCCCTTCCAGGTATCGGAGGGAAAGGTGGTTACGACCACCAATAACGCAGGAGGAGTCCTGGGAGGAATGTCCAACGGCATGCCCCTGGACTTCAAGGTGGCCTTTAAACCCACGGCCTCGATATCCCAAGAGCAGAAGAGCGTCGACCTCTCCAAGATGGAGAACGCCACCCTGCGCATCGAAGGCAGGCACGACCCATGCATCGTGCCCCGGGCGGTGGTGGTGGTGGAGGCGGCCTCGGCGCTGGTGATCGCAGACCTGTGCATGAGAGGTGGTTTCATTGCCCGATAA